The genomic window TCTGATTATTCAGATCGAATACTGATTTACTCATATATGTGTTATAATGTTTAAAGTTGTCGTGTCTTTAATCCGTTTAACTTACTCCTAAAATATTTCTCGGTATCACAAAAATTTTGTTTTTTTAATCTGATCTGTCTCTAACTCTTTGAATCCGGTAAACATAAAAATCTAACATGCACAATATATAATATTTCCCATTTTTACCCAAACTTATCTTGAAAATTTGTCGCATGAAAATGTTGTGATTTTGATCTCACTTAAAACCCAATGTAATTCTAAGTTATATAATGAAATCTATTGATTTATTCACAATTATCTAATTCAACAATAATATACCCTTTGACTAAAATATCTGCCTCCCAGCTTGGCTTTAAGACTTCAACGTGACAAAAACTACATTCTTTTGCTGTGAATTCCTGAGAGCCTTGCCCCTTGGATTTCAAATACTCTTTTCCATAATTATAAACTATTGATTGATCTTTTATTTCTACAG from Saprospiraceae bacterium includes these protein-coding regions:
- a CDS encoding DUF2024 family protein, encoding MKVAVWDSYVTKTNGMIMHFDILVPVEIKDQSIVYNYGKEYLKSKGQGSQEFTAKECSFCHVEVLKPSWEADILVKGYIIVELDNCE